From the genome of Clavelina lepadiformis chromosome 2, kaClaLepa1.1, whole genome shotgun sequence:
CTTCCAGCAAATGCCTCTTTGTGTTTATCATCAGAATTTGACAATGACGTGACTGTACTGAGTGCATCTGTCACTTCTGCACACCTGTGCATGGTTTTAGTCCACACCCTTAATACATTATCGGTGATGCCCTTGCCGATGATTCCGCCTTTTCCTTTTAGAGATTTCATGAGAATCTGTTCAATAGACAAATCAGTCCAGATTCCTGCCCATTGTGCCCAATGTTACCTGTTTAACTGGGGCCATAACCAATTCGTTCATGAATACTTTTAGCAATTCCGGTACATGGGGGTTTTCTGTGCCAAGAATATCTTCAACTGAAGGATACGTACTGCTTTCGTGTTCATGATTTTTTATGGCATACTTTATGAGTTTTGCTGCTGTTTTAACAATGCGCTCAGTCTCCTGAGATACATTGCTGTATCTTTCCTCATACCATTTTTCACCTATAATTCCACTCACTCTGTCAAGGAGAATAATTTTACTCTTGCCATTTCTTTCGACGAAGCGCAATGAATTTCCATActtttctattatttttatttgggtCATCTTCAATGAATATACATCATCCCCAAGTTCCTGCATCATGGAATGAAACTCTGCAACGGTGTACAAGTCCATATCATCTTCCATTTTTTTATACGCAGCATTAAACAATGTCATTTTTTCAGTGGATGTTGGACGACCAGGTGTTGAATACTGTGCAGGATTTTCAAACCTTGTTCTGCATGGTACATGGTATCTGGCTTCAGCAGCCACCAGGTCGTGTGCACTAAGCAGTCGTACCTGAACAGTTTTAGCAAGTTCATCGTCTCTACTTTGGCATAAAGCAAGTGTTACGTAATATATTCCTGATGATTTTGTCCGCACCTCTTCAAATTTATTTCGATCAGGGTGCCGTTCATCAAACATACAACTATATCCACAGTAAAAACACTGCTTTTTAAAGTCGAACGACTGTTGATCTGACCGGGTCGATACTCTCTTGATACTAGATTGTTTAGTGCTTGAGGCTGGACGTTTCTTGGATCTCGCATGGTTTCTCAAGAAAGTACGGCATGATGTGTGGATGTACGTAATATggccattttctttatttttctgcAAAGTTGCGACCAGCGTTTCACAATCCAGTTTCAAAGCATGACCAATTATAGTGTCCAAAGGGTGTGTGGTACTATCACTCTCGCAGAAATAAGCTCCAACATGACATAGCCTTTTCTACACTTAACACAAAttgctgtttctttttgacTAAGCATTAtctaaaaaaacaagcaaGGTAAATAAAACTGACCATAGTAAGCAAACAATAACATAATAAAGTTATAACGAACAACGACAGCTCTAATGGTCCCTCCCCCCCGTCTTGCTCACTCTTACTCCCTGAAACAGATATATAattccttttttattttcatttataccTTTTGCATCTATATCCTGCTTTTCTGTTGATAATTCATTACTTTCTAGCcttttgttcatatttttatgttaaattgttttccctaatttcaatttttacccCTTGGCACGTTTTTGGTCATAACTTTTTTCCCCAAGgtacaaaaaatgacaaaacctatcattgaaaagctgataaAATTATCTTTCCAACGGTATATAATACGTCTTTATAAGAATTTTTTCTAGGTTGACCCATTTTTAGACCAAATTCTACAGGACTACATGGCCAGGATGTTCTGCTTTAATCTTGTCATTGATCAACTTCAACAGCCCTACATTTTTTCCTGTCAAAGCACGAGCTCCATCAGTTGTTACACTTGCCATTTTATTCCACTCAAGCCCAGTTCTTGCAATACAGTTTTCAACAGCACGAAACAAGTCCTTACCAGTTGTTCTGTCTTTTAGGGACTCGACACTAAGTTGCTCTTCAGTcagttgaaaattagcatcCATTCCCCGTATAAATACCAACAACTGTGCAGTGTCTTGTACATCGGTGCTTTCATCCAATGCAAGCGAATACCACAAAAACTGCTTGCTTGTATCCTTCAGTTGACTCATGAGATCGTCACTTATTTTTCCAACACGTCTAACCACAGTTCTCCTCGATAAGGCAATGCTATCCATTTTGGTTTTCTGTTCTGGACACATGATATTAGCTACGTCAGAAATGCATTCCTTGATAAACTCACCGTCTGAAAACGACTTGttcttttttgcaagtttgtAAGAAACCATAAAACTGGCTTCCGTTGCAGCATCTTGTATGGTCGACTGTTTGGTGAAAACACTCTGTTGTTTCTTCAGCTTTTTCACTAGCTCTTGGCATTTCCGTTTTCTTTCTTCACTGATGAAATTTTGTCCAAAGTTTGCGTGCTTGGTTTGGTTGTGTCTTTTTAAATTGTACTCCTTGAAAACAGCCACGGACTCACGGCACAACAAGCAAACTGCTTTGTTCccaattgaatcaaacaatgcgtgagaagtgtacggctagttgctgagagcatgttgcaatacatgcgcgactgacgtgtgtgtgtttacgcactgaaagtgaagagaaaaacacactcgtaaagggaataatattttgtcatgtaacctgtttaattaaaacaataggcctaagtgatgagtaggagtttctgtaagtgcccgcgggccgcataaaatgggcccgcgggccgtagtttgcccacccctgtgttagaccaatcagaggcCAGCATTGCGGTGTTGTTTTTCAATGCGGGAATTACCGTAACAAACGGCAAGTTAGAAACTTCCTGGTCGTATTCTTAGGTTAGGCTAAAATGTAAttgaaacttgaaaaaagttgACTTTTTTGGCCAAAAATTGCTGTCTTAAGTTTAACGAGCTATTGCAAGAGCTAGAgatatttcattttcattgtGATGCAGgattttttgattaattgtatttttagtaatttcgctttataatgaaacaaaaattttcacagACGGTTTACCAGTACTCGactgaaagaaaatttaagaatctcttttgtttgtttatccaAAAAGGTTGCTAAAACAGGAAAACGCTTTCAACGCATggtagcctataggcctatatttatATAACTTCAACCACCATGCTGAAAAAACTTCtggaaaaaattcaattttaaaatggaaAAGGATCTAGCGTGTTCAGATGTGCCAACCAATAAGTGCTTTTGGCACCTGTATACAATCAAAAACTTTGACGCATTCGGTAAATTTTACTTTCGGGTGTTTTTGGGTTGAAATTGAACTTCGGAaatcagtgttgtaatgactcaagtcattgacttgactcgagccGCATTTTTTGATGACTCGAGCCAAAGGTcctaaataattataataacaataataacttttgatttcataaaaaattttgttcgtttgaaaactttttacaatgttatAGGGATGTGCGTAATGGAAAAAGTGTCGGATTGGTGAGAATGCGACTCGAATCCGAATCTGCTGATTTTGCTCACCTCGCTTTATCAAATTACCTGTCAAGATAATTATGCTTAATGACAAATTTGGGGCCTAACTTTGTCATTTTGTTggtgaataaaaaattaaacctaTTTTCCGCTTtcaaaaattaactaaaacatttcgcAAGCATTTGACTGTCTTTTCAGTGGAGGATAGGCTACAAGCAAAAACTTGAGTCTTTTACGGTTCATTTTTTACTATAGCCtatgcaaaataaaagttgcaaaattCTGCAAAATTCGGATTCGTGAAAATAACTAAAATGGTCGATATTCGGGTTCGATTCGACACATCTCTACAATGTTCAcaaatttaatgcaacatCACTCACCCTTTCTAATCCACGCTGTTCCTTTTTCACtttaaagttgaaaaagcgCATTCGTCATTTTATTCTAAGCTTTACATAACTAAAAGACCTGATGTGTTATTTGTCATAGTGTGATAATTTGTGGTCTTCCTTGACCAATCACTAATTGCGAATTGCCCGAGGCAGCTTCTCTGTTCAATGTAGGGCGTTCCTTAGTGCACTGGGACCTGTAACATTGCAGTATGTAGTGCATTTGGTTGCCTTGCTTGTTGTGACGAggacttttatttatttacttatttatactttaattatatttattgctTGGTTGATTCGTTATTTGTTTGTGTAGATACTGGAATTGTATGTTTAATAAAGCCTATGTTGAGGTTAAATTGATTTGGTCCATTACGCATAGGCCCTATATACACCAAGCAAACTCTATCAAACTAAAGCAAGCCCATCATAAGACACCTTCTAacccaaaaaatatttaaaaaaaaaataaaacaactcaCAGTACGATACAGCATCACAGTAAACAACTCACGATACAGCATCACAGTAAACAACTCACAGTACGAAACATTCCTTTACAAGTAGGCTACATCAGACTGCCAAATGTCATAGACTCATAACTAACatcacaaaaacattaaacaattgCAATATTAATTTTACAGTTAGTGGAATACTGTCTGTAAAACATTGAAGG
Proteins encoded in this window:
- the LOC143445040 gene encoding zinc finger BED domain-containing protein 5-like isoform X1, with product MVSYKLAKKNKSFSDGEFIKECISDVANIMCPEQKTKMDSIALSRRTVVRRVGKISDDLMSQLKDTSKQFLWYSLALDESTDVQDTAQLLVFIRGMDANFQLTEEQLSVESLKDRTTDEVGYVNFNDLGAITQKDPGKISN
- the LOC143445040 gene encoding zinc finger BED domain-containing protein 5-like isoform X2: MVSYKLAKKNKSFSDGEFIKECISDVANIMCPEQKTKMDSIALSRRTVVRRVGKISDDLMSQLKDTSKQFLWYSLALDESTDVQDTAQLLVFIRGMDANFQLTEEQLSVESLKDRTTDEVGYVNFNDLGAITQKDPAI